A region of Pyxidicoccus parkwaysis DNA encodes the following proteins:
- a CDS encoding lantibiotic dehydratase yields the protein MSETWTLGELFVLRHAGFPFDWLESLGLSSDLLAQTSQLLADEDALLAAARADGGDAEAQAVQDALALGREPALKARNSPAFREARTRYLASRQSLQSRYAEERAVLRRNLRARAADPSIQEAVFLSSPAMFDNVWSRYLNGGERPDTSDARRVERQVYTYLQRFCAKNETTSFFGPISYGERTSDDGYDVRTVPSGNTRRRTFFSFWAVTELARAVMRERTLRPHLPLRLNPLFTVTPGRATCAPLKLDVPLSAQAEQLLSVLKEHPTPAAAARALGLATEDVERQALPLVKTALLLWGLPFRPNDFGTFESVREAVAALPESDARARWLERLDMLARMRADFETVDLVRRRELLPRLEATFTEATGKPARRGEGQVYADRLILYEEASSPFRLRFGARFTEELEAALTGALELSAAYGEKVQRGFKEQVRDALGPDEAPLDLLDYAVRLRPDNVSGSRFSPVPPVFLDDDGTRARTLPVDFLGTSTPGGRYALPDVCLAAKQDGSGFEVMLARVHHHLLLWSWLSAFQPERERYASVASRWLDADPAARGLVGLSIRRRNKGFYVYPGRRLVYSVSDVLDVEEGALTPADVKVRPTPQGPVLVDGKGEPLHLYLPLDDFSSYPPFAALSHPQVLHAPLRTKGNHLPRLHIGGALYQRERWELAAERFSKPTGFDLFLAVQRERRAGGWPRFVFMRSSKERKPYLIDTSSPFALDLLSHLAREAERLSVEEMYPAPEQLWLKDSRGRYTCELRMQFTRWTGPRT from the coding sequence ATGAGTGAGACCTGGACGCTGGGCGAGCTGTTCGTGCTCCGGCACGCTGGCTTCCCGTTCGACTGGCTGGAGTCCCTCGGCCTGTCCTCGGACTTGCTGGCGCAGACCTCGCAGCTCCTCGCGGACGAGGACGCGCTGCTCGCGGCGGCACGGGCCGACGGTGGTGACGCCGAAGCCCAGGCCGTGCAGGACGCCCTCGCCCTGGGCCGTGAGCCCGCGCTCAAGGCCCGTAACAGTCCTGCATTCCGCGAAGCACGGACCCGCTACCTCGCGAGCCGCCAGTCCCTCCAGTCCCGCTACGCCGAGGAGCGAGCGGTCCTGCGCCGCAACCTGCGAGCGCGCGCCGCCGACCCGTCCATCCAGGAGGCGGTGTTCCTCTCCAGCCCGGCCATGTTCGACAACGTCTGGTCGCGCTACCTGAATGGCGGCGAAAGGCCGGACACCTCCGACGCGCGCCGGGTGGAGCGACAGGTCTACACGTACCTCCAGCGCTTCTGCGCGAAGAACGAGACGACGAGCTTCTTCGGCCCCATCTCCTACGGCGAGCGGACCTCGGACGACGGCTACGACGTGCGCACGGTGCCCAGCGGCAACACGCGCCGCCGCACCTTCTTCTCCTTCTGGGCAGTGACGGAACTGGCGCGAGCCGTGATGCGCGAGCGCACGCTGCGCCCGCACCTGCCGCTGCGCCTCAACCCGCTCTTCACCGTGACGCCCGGCCGTGCCACGTGCGCACCGCTGAAGCTGGACGTGCCCCTCTCCGCGCAGGCGGAGCAGCTCCTCTCCGTGCTGAAAGAGCACCCCACGCCAGCGGCCGCGGCCCGAGCTCTCGGCCTCGCGACGGAGGACGTGGAGCGACAAGCCCTCCCGCTGGTGAAGACCGCGCTGCTCCTCTGGGGCCTCCCGTTCCGTCCGAACGACTTCGGCACCTTCGAGAGCGTGCGCGAAGCAGTGGCCGCGCTCCCCGAGTCCGACGCAAGGGCCCGCTGGCTGGAGCGTCTGGACATGCTCGCGCGCATGCGGGCCGACTTCGAGACCGTGGACCTCGTTCGCCGCCGCGAGCTGCTCCCGCGCCTCGAAGCCACCTTCACCGAGGCCACCGGCAAGCCCGCGAGGCGAGGCGAGGGCCAAGTGTACGCGGACCGGCTCATCCTCTACGAAGAGGCCAGCTCCCCGTTCCGCCTCCGTTTCGGAGCACGCTTCACCGAAGAGCTCGAGGCCGCGCTCACGGGCGCATTGGAGCTCTCCGCCGCCTACGGCGAGAAGGTGCAGCGAGGCTTCAAGGAGCAGGTGCGCGACGCGCTCGGCCCGGACGAAGCCCCGCTGGACCTCCTCGACTATGCGGTGCGCCTGCGCCCGGACAACGTGTCGGGAAGCCGCTTCTCACCCGTGCCGCCGGTGTTCCTCGACGACGACGGCACCCGCGCGCGCACGCTGCCCGTGGACTTCCTCGGCACGTCCACGCCCGGAGGCCGCTACGCCCTGCCGGACGTGTGTCTCGCGGCGAAGCAGGACGGCAGCGGCTTCGAGGTCATGCTCGCGCGCGTCCACCACCATCTCCTGCTGTGGAGCTGGCTCAGCGCCTTCCAACCCGAGCGCGAGCGGTACGCCTCGGTGGCCTCGCGCTGGCTGGACGCGGACCCGGCCGCGCGCGGGCTCGTGGGCCTCTCCATCCGCCGCCGCAACAAGGGCTTCTACGTCTACCCGGGGCGGCGGCTCGTGTACTCGGTCTCCGACGTGCTGGACGTGGAAGAAGGCGCGCTCACGCCGGCTGACGTGAAGGTGCGGCCCACGCCCCAGGGCCCGGTGCTGGTGGACGGGAAGGGCGAGCCCCTGCACCTCTACCTCCCGCTCGACGACTTCTCCTCGTACCCGCCCTTCGCCGCGCTCTCGCATCCCCAGGTGCTGCACGCGCCGCTGCGCACGAAGGGCAACCACCTGCCTCGCCTCCACATCGGCGGCGCGCTGTACCAGCGCGAGCGCTGGGAGTTGGCCGCGGAGCGCTTCTCGAAGCCCACCGGCTTCGACCTCTTCCTCGCCGTGCAGCGCGAGCGCCGGGCCGGTGGCTGGCCCCGCTTCGTCTTCATGCGCAGCTCGAAGGAGCGCAAGCCGTACCTCATCGACACCTCGAGCCCCTTCGCGTTGGACCTGCTCTCGCACCTCGCCCGCGAGGCGGAGCGCCTGTCCGTGGAGGAGATGTACCCCGCTCCCGAGCAGCTCTGGCTCAAGGACTCGCGCGGCCGCTACACCTGTGAATTGCGCATGCAGTTCACCCGGTGGACCGGTCCCCGGACGTGA
- a CDS encoding lantibiotic dehydratase, translating to MKGWSLFPHLVVRTTGFPFDWLERLGCPETARSARRLADAQRALEALRAEGPRVKRPPRAVLAALKAGRPVDTEGLESPEVFAEWNTRARAAQEAEASFTEAMERESAKVETALMALRREPRFLEAVASSSPPVARDLLEGREGARLRRQVASYLQRLCAKNETMGFFGPINYGRADAEAPTGVTLRWSGPEVLVGRNTFAASWLVQGLVRAIAFDPEVAAWLVLRRKAFAEVPARKSAPTPESAEELLPKLVEVADGTRTLAGLASSLGVAPGLAREAARLACDKGLLTHQLEVPAAVHHPVDDLAERVAGLPCPAARRHVEGLSALLELMGRYGAADAAAKMALQESFAALARTRWSVVPPSERGPASESHNFYQDRLPLREECGGDLRVDVGGERARELVTRLEPALAWMGEAARRTREAARAAVAGLVGARTVPFWKVVAAYADRPVPSDTSVAEVFAGAISDASARHVELGGVVPPRTPEDARALPLVTSVDLLVGARDVEAWGRGEYELVMGDVHDTALVWGWALQFHEARSRVESGMVRALGALRRPVPLLTVLASRRTGLLPSEFPGPVVELGGVSARASAWRMPLDDLFVESDGKSARLVSKRLGSEVCLYNGELESLVHTAFALPRIRPLRVSMGAHTPRLTLGGVVVQREQWRLGAEEREALLACRDDRARLRAAVGIWGARGMPDCVFAKFKDERKPVLVDVRSPPLLRVFLNLLEQKEEVILSEMRPAPDQLWLKGPGGRHTVELRCTLLWGAPPPPDEEGRA from the coding sequence ATGAAGGGTTGGAGCCTGTTCCCCCACCTCGTGGTGCGCACCACGGGCTTCCCCTTCGACTGGCTGGAGCGCCTGGGCTGTCCGGAGACCGCGCGGAGTGCGCGCCGTCTCGCGGATGCACAGCGGGCGCTGGAGGCCCTGCGCGCCGAGGGCCCTCGGGTGAAGCGTCCCCCGCGCGCGGTGCTCGCCGCGCTGAAGGCCGGGCGGCCCGTGGACACCGAAGGGCTGGAGTCGCCGGAGGTCTTCGCCGAGTGGAACACGCGAGCCCGCGCGGCGCAGGAGGCCGAGGCCTCCTTCACCGAGGCGATGGAGCGCGAGAGCGCGAAGGTGGAGACGGCGCTCATGGCCCTGCGCCGCGAGCCGCGCTTCCTGGAGGCGGTGGCCAGCTCCAGCCCGCCCGTCGCGAGGGACTTGCTGGAAGGCCGTGAAGGGGCCCGGCTGCGGAGACAGGTGGCCAGCTACCTGCAGCGGCTGTGCGCGAAGAACGAGACGATGGGCTTCTTCGGCCCCATCAACTACGGCCGGGCGGACGCGGAGGCGCCCACGGGCGTGACGCTGCGCTGGTCCGGGCCGGAGGTGCTGGTGGGCCGCAACACCTTTGCGGCCTCGTGGCTGGTGCAGGGCCTGGTGCGCGCGATTGCGTTCGACCCGGAGGTGGCCGCGTGGCTGGTGCTGCGCCGCAAGGCCTTCGCGGAGGTGCCCGCGCGCAAGTCGGCGCCCACGCCGGAGAGCGCGGAGGAGTTGCTGCCCAAGCTGGTGGAGGTGGCGGACGGGACGCGCACGCTGGCGGGACTGGCCTCGTCGCTGGGCGTGGCGCCGGGGCTGGCGCGCGAGGCGGCGCGGCTCGCGTGTGACAAGGGACTGCTCACGCACCAGCTCGAGGTACCGGCCGCCGTGCACCACCCGGTGGATGACCTGGCCGAGCGCGTGGCGGGCCTGCCGTGTCCCGCGGCCCGTCGTCACGTGGAGGGGTTGAGCGCGCTGCTGGAGTTGATGGGCCGGTACGGCGCGGCGGATGCGGCGGCGAAGATGGCCCTGCAGGAGTCCTTCGCGGCGCTGGCTCGGACGCGCTGGAGCGTGGTGCCGCCGTCGGAGCGGGGCCCCGCGTCCGAGTCGCACAACTTCTACCAGGACCGGCTTCCGCTCCGCGAAGAGTGCGGCGGAGACCTGCGCGTGGACGTCGGTGGCGAGCGCGCGCGCGAATTGGTGACGCGGCTGGAGCCCGCGCTGGCCTGGATGGGCGAGGCGGCGCGTCGCACGCGTGAGGCCGCGCGCGCGGCGGTGGCGGGGTTGGTGGGCGCGCGCACGGTGCCCTTCTGGAAGGTCGTGGCGGCGTACGCGGACCGGCCCGTGCCGTCGGACACGTCGGTGGCGGAAGTCTTCGCGGGGGCCATCTCCGATGCGTCCGCGCGCCACGTGGAGCTGGGAGGCGTGGTGCCGCCTCGGACGCCGGAGGATGCGCGGGCGCTGCCGCTCGTCACCTCGGTGGACCTGCTGGTCGGTGCTCGGGACGTGGAGGCGTGGGGGCGGGGTGAGTACGAGCTGGTGATGGGCGACGTCCACGACACCGCGCTGGTGTGGGGCTGGGCGCTCCAGTTCCACGAGGCCCGGAGCCGCGTGGAGAGCGGCATGGTGCGCGCGCTGGGAGCACTGCGCCGGCCGGTGCCGCTGTTGACGGTGCTGGCCTCGCGCCGCACGGGGCTGCTGCCGTCGGAGTTCCCAGGCCCGGTGGTGGAGCTGGGCGGGGTGAGTGCTCGCGCATCCGCGTGGCGAATGCCATTGGATGACCTGTTCGTGGAGAGCGACGGAAAGAGCGCGCGGCTGGTGTCGAAGCGGCTGGGCTCCGAGGTGTGCCTCTACAACGGCGAGCTGGAGAGCCTGGTGCATACCGCCTTCGCACTGCCGCGCATCCGTCCGCTGCGCGTGTCGATGGGGGCTCATACCCCGCGCCTGACGCTCGGCGGAGTGGTGGTGCAGCGCGAACAGTGGAGGCTGGGCGCGGAGGAGCGGGAGGCGCTGCTCGCATGCCGGGATGACCGGGCGCGGCTGCGCGCGGCGGTGGGCATCTGGGGCGCGCGAGGAATGCCCGACTGCGTCTTCGCGAAGTTCAAGGACGAGCGGAAGCCCGTGCTGGTGGACGTGCGCAGCCCGCCGCTGCTGCGCGTGTTCCTCAACCTGCTGGAGCAGAAGGAAGAGGTCATCCTCTCGGAGATGCGGCCCGCGCCGGACCAGCTCTGGCTGAAGGGGCCGGGCGGCCGGCACACCGTGGAGCTGCGCTGCACGTTGCTGTGGGGCGCGCCGCCTCCGCCCGACGAGGAGGGCAGGGCGTGA